One Nitrospina watsonii DNA segment encodes these proteins:
- a CDS encoding RodZ domain-containing protein, whose amino-acid sequence MADSFGTYLKNERELRGASLNDIAHATRIPERHLEALEEDRYDDLPAEVFIKGYIRNYGEALGIDANELLTAYDERIGKGRREEREKSWKEVAHQEQKKTSIQTQLKLVAFLIGMGVVGWLVWASLNNPPSSDSQAVPVPMKTLPKGLKTVPAPEPGPAPSGGQAPPPGMGTESPGAEAPPGPEMNAETGQNKVPQLENGGIMNDLQDQTVPTNQRTVEPSPSDNERAFSLEIRAKEKAWFHMILDEERERDFTLNAGERIVLHANEQILADIGNRNGTEFLLNGKTYELPGTQNVVLNFVFKAELVE is encoded by the coding sequence ATGGCAGACAGTTTCGGCACGTATTTGAAGAATGAGAGGGAGTTGCGCGGCGCCAGCCTGAATGACATCGCCCACGCCACACGTATCCCGGAGCGTCACCTCGAAGCGCTGGAAGAGGACCGTTACGACGATCTGCCGGCGGAGGTCTTCATCAAAGGCTACATCCGCAACTATGGCGAAGCCTTGGGCATCGATGCCAATGAGTTATTGACCGCCTACGACGAACGTATCGGCAAGGGGCGGCGTGAAGAACGCGAAAAATCGTGGAAAGAAGTGGCGCATCAGGAACAGAAAAAAACCTCCATCCAGACTCAGTTGAAGCTGGTGGCTTTTCTGATCGGGATGGGGGTTGTGGGCTGGTTGGTGTGGGCTTCCTTAAACAACCCACCTTCCAGTGACTCGCAGGCAGTGCCCGTGCCGATGAAAACCCTACCGAAGGGTTTGAAAACGGTTCCGGCTCCGGAACCCGGTCCCGCTCCCAGTGGTGGTCAGGCACCGCCGCCGGGCATGGGCACCGAATCTCCGGGAGCCGAGGCGCCGCCGGGGCCAGAGATGAATGCCGAAACCGGACAAAATAAGGTACCCCAATTGGAAAATGGTGGTATAATGAACGACCTGCAAGATCAAACAGTTCCGACAAATCAACGCACTGTGGAGCCGTCACCGTCCGACAACGAGCGGGCCTTTTCTTTGGAAATCCGGGCCAAGGAAAAAGCCTGGTTTCACATGATTCTGGATGAGGAGAGGGAAAGGGATTTTACCTTGAATGCTGGCGAACGCATTGTGTTGCATGCGAACGAACAGATTCTGGCGGATATCGGAAACCGGAATGGAACCGAGTTTCTGTTAAACGGGAAAACGTATGAATTGCCGGGGACTCAGAATGTGGTCCTCAACTTCGTGTTCAAAGCCGAACTGGTAGAGTGA
- a CDS encoding type IV pilus twitching motility protein PilT — MAKIDAFFKLMNEQGASDLHLVAGSQPVLRIHGDMERVKYKTLENDELKGILYEIAPEDKIKVFEETGDIDFAYEVPGLARYRANYFQQKWGIGAVFREIPSTILTAEQLGLPSVLTKLSMLHKGMVLVTGPTGSGKSTTLAAMMDHVNKNKKAHIITVEDPVEFVHKSASCVVNHREVGVHTKSFKAALKGALREDPDIILVGEMRDLETIELALEAASTGHLVFGTLHTQSAAKTVDRVIDVFPANQQAQIRTTLSESLKGVVAQNLFKRVDKKGRLAVLEVLVVTPATSNLIREGKTFQIPSVIQTGKKYGMQSLDDAILEALQAKKISPEDAYDKSIVKERFVQYLKTPPEFI, encoded by the coding sequence ATGGCCAAAATCGACGCCTTCTTTAAACTGATGAATGAACAAGGGGCATCCGACCTGCATCTCGTGGCCGGTTCCCAGCCGGTCCTGCGTATTCATGGTGACATGGAACGCGTGAAGTACAAAACCCTCGAAAACGATGAGCTGAAAGGGATCCTGTACGAAATCGCGCCGGAAGACAAGATCAAGGTATTTGAGGAAACCGGCGACATCGACTTCGCCTACGAGGTGCCGGGGCTGGCGCGCTACCGCGCCAACTACTTCCAGCAGAAGTGGGGCATCGGCGCCGTCTTCCGCGAAATCCCCAGCACCATCCTGACTGCGGAGCAGTTGGGATTGCCGTCGGTTCTGACCAAGCTGTCCATGTTACACAAAGGCATGGTGCTGGTGACGGGTCCCACCGGTTCCGGAAAGTCCACCACGCTGGCGGCGATGATGGACCACGTCAACAAAAATAAGAAAGCGCACATCATCACCGTCGAAGACCCGGTCGAGTTCGTGCATAAAAGTGCGAGCTGCGTGGTGAATCACCGCGAGGTGGGCGTGCACACCAAAAGTTTCAAAGCCGCGTTGAAGGGGGCGTTGCGCGAAGACCCGGACATCATCCTGGTCGGCGAAATGCGCGACCTGGAAACCATCGAGCTGGCGCTGGAAGCCGCGTCCACCGGCCACCTTGTGTTCGGCACCCTGCATACGCAGAGCGCCGCCAAGACCGTGGATCGCGTCATCGACGTGTTTCCCGCCAACCAGCAAGCGCAGATCCGCACCACGCTGTCCGAAAGTTTGAAGGGCGTCGTGGCGCAGAACCTGTTCAAGCGCGTGGACAAGAAGGGCCGTCTGGCGGTGCTCGAAGTGCTCGTGGTCACGCCGGCCACCTCAAACCTGATTCGTGAAGGCAAAACCTTTCAGATTCCCTCCGTCATCCAGACCGGAAAAAAATACGGCATGCAGTCGTTGGACGACGCCATCCTGGAAGCGTTGCAGGCGAAGAAGATCAGCCCGGAAGACGCTTACGACAAATCGATCGTTAAAGAGCGGTTCGTTCAGTATTTGAAAACGCCGCCGGAATTTATTTAA
- a CDS encoding type IV pilus twitching motility protein PilT — protein MRKAEIDHILTTMLESFGNISDLNITVGKPFQVENSGQLTEVPMHPPIPKITAFQAEIFALNLIGADRRLNEILLREGSCDCSYYIPGKARFRVNIFSQRGNYSIVLRKLETRIPSIDDLKLPPQFAKAAEEKNGMVLVTGATGSGKSTTLAALLNRINHDKSVHIITLEDPVEFVHPHLKSTFNQRELGGDFNNFATGLRAALRQAPKVILVGEMRDRETVEIGMSAAETGHLVMSTLHTVDAGQTINRIVGMFSQEEEQQIRIRLADTVRWVISQRLVPKAGGGRIALLEIMNNNMRIKDTILNGEEDGKTYYDIIRDGDAYGMWTFDQHIIKLYKEDLITQETALAYASRRNVVARGIDTIKSERGEATTDIEELALDDSYDKDAGFAKKKKLRK, from the coding sequence ATGAGAAAAGCCGAAATCGACCACATCCTGACAACGATGCTGGAATCATTCGGAAACATCTCCGATCTCAACATCACCGTGGGCAAGCCGTTCCAGGTGGAGAACTCGGGTCAGTTGACGGAAGTGCCCATGCATCCGCCGATCCCGAAGATCACCGCGTTCCAGGCGGAGATTTTCGCGCTGAACCTCATTGGCGCCGACCGGCGGTTGAACGAGATCCTGCTGCGCGAAGGCTCCTGCGACTGCTCGTACTACATTCCCGGCAAGGCCCGTTTCCGCGTCAACATTTTTTCCCAGCGCGGCAACTACAGCATCGTGTTGCGCAAACTGGAAACGCGGATTCCTTCCATCGACGATTTAAAACTGCCGCCGCAGTTTGCGAAGGCGGCGGAAGAGAAAAACGGCATGGTGCTGGTCACCGGTGCCACCGGTTCCGGTAAGTCCACCACCCTGGCGGCGTTGCTCAATCGGATCAACCACGACAAGTCGGTGCACATCATCACCCTGGAAGATCCGGTGGAGTTCGTGCATCCGCATTTGAAATCGACGTTCAACCAGCGCGAACTGGGTGGCGACTTCAACAACTTCGCCACCGGTCTGCGGGCCGCGTTGCGTCAGGCGCCCAAGGTCATTCTGGTGGGCGAAATGCGCGACCGGGAAACGGTGGAGATCGGCATGAGCGCCGCCGAAACCGGTCACCTCGTGATGAGCACCCTGCACACCGTGGACGCCGGACAGACCATCAACCGCATCGTCGGCATGTTTTCGCAGGAAGAAGAACAGCAGATCCGCATCCGCCTCGCGGACACCGTGCGCTGGGTCATCAGTCAAAGGCTGGTGCCGAAAGCCGGTGGCGGGCGCATCGCCCTGCTTGAAATCATGAACAACAACATGCGCATCAAGGACACGATCCTCAACGGCGAGGAAGATGGAAAAACCTATTACGACATCATCCGCGACGGCGATGCTTACGGCATGTGGACGTTCGACCAACACATCATCAAATTGTATAAGGAAGATCTCATCACGCAGGAAACGGCGCTGGCCTACGCCTCGCGGCGCAACGTGGTGGCGCGCGGCATCGACACCATCAAGTCTGAGCGCGGCGAAGCGACGACGGATATCGAAGAACTGGCGCTGGACGATTCCTACGACAAGGATGCAGGTTTTGCCAAAAAGAAAAAATTGCGAAAATGA
- a CDS encoding zinc-ribbon domain-containing protein, which yields MQVTCSQCSKAINIPDEKVPKDQAFNLTCPACKTKNRIDQHLKPEEPEEDDAMDTMLMVTDEAFEDEETPPIYEEGDKVALIMSPQNYDALGEALTALGYKLETSKTPEHGAHKLKFFHYHVVVFHERFGCDSLEESSLYKYVLNMPMSTRRKTFIALVGAEFKSTDNMEAFAYSVNQVINEKDMDKLDVILKKGISDNEIFYRIYRETMDVLGKV from the coding sequence ATGCAGGTCACCTGTAGCCAGTGCAGCAAGGCGATCAATATTCCGGATGAAAAAGTGCCGAAGGACCAGGCCTTCAACCTCACCTGCCCGGCGTGTAAGACCAAAAACCGCATCGACCAGCATCTGAAACCGGAAGAACCGGAAGAGGATGACGCGATGGACACCATGCTGATGGTTACGGATGAGGCCTTCGAAGACGAAGAGACTCCCCCGATTTATGAAGAGGGCGACAAGGTGGCGCTCATCATGAGCCCTCAAAACTACGATGCCCTGGGCGAGGCGTTGACCGCCCTGGGATATAAGTTGGAGACGTCCAAAACGCCTGAGCATGGCGCGCACAAGTTGAAATTCTTTCATTACCACGTCGTGGTGTTTCATGAACGGTTCGGCTGCGATTCGCTTGAGGAAAGTTCGCTTTACAAGTATGTGCTGAACATGCCCATGTCCACCCGCCGCAAAACCTTCATAGCGCTGGTTGGCGCGGAGTTCAAATCCACGGACAACATGGAAGCGTTTGCGTACAGCGTCAACCAGGTCATCAATGAAAAAGATATGGACAAGCTGGACGTCATTTTGAAAAAGGGAATCTCTGATAACGAAATCTTCTATAGGATCTACCGGGAGACTATGGACGTTCTTGGAAAAGTTTGA
- a CDS encoding Crp/Fnr family transcriptional regulator yields the protein MSLKDTPTIQRYADGDVIVSEGIVSNNAFIIIEGKVNVTKKVDKKGVLINTLKAGDVFGEMGLISQTVRSASVVAVGNVTIGVIEKEQFNLLVEQLPDDVRLVVKALVDRLRFTSEQLSRIGLELEKTRSVISSFSINQ from the coding sequence ATGAGTCTTAAGGATACCCCGACAATTCAACGTTACGCCGATGGCGATGTCATCGTCTCGGAAGGCATTGTCAGCAACAACGCGTTCATCATTATCGAAGGCAAGGTCAACGTCACCAAAAAGGTGGATAAAAAGGGCGTGTTGATCAACACCCTCAAGGCGGGAGACGTGTTTGGCGAAATGGGCCTGATCTCCCAAACGGTCCGCAGCGCCAGCGTGGTTGCCGTGGGCAATGTGACCATCGGGGTCATTGAAAAAGAACAATTCAATCTCCTGGTGGAACAATTGCCGGACGATGTCCGCCTCGTGGTGAAGGCGCTGGTGGATCGGTTGCGCTTCACCAGCGAACAGCTTTCGCGTATCGGCCTGGAGCTGGAGAAAACGCGCAGCGTCATCTCATCCTTTTCGATCAACCAATAA
- a CDS encoding type II secretion system F family protein codes for MPTFTYKTTVRGKTQSGEVEAVNEQGARAKLQQKNIKVDSLKPKSSFFSMELGGANKQKITERDVVIFTRQFSTMVDAGLPLVQCLEILGRQSDNKTFGGIIMDVKNQIEQGSNLSDAMRRHQKVWDALYCNLVEAGEAGGILDTILARLAAYIEKSLALKKKVKAAMVYPGAIVTVAFVVVAFLMIFVIPAFATMFEGSGQELPGPTAIVMMVSNFFRDQWYVIVGAPILFVFLFKKVYATERGHIEIDRIALKLPVMGMLIRKVSVAKFTRTLGTLLSSGVPLIDAMDICARTSGNKIVERAIVNTIQSIKEGETIAAPLAREDVFPPMVIQMIDVGESAGALDGMLGKIADFYDEEVDTAVEGLTALLEPMLMVFLGSVVGFIVVAMYLPIFKMGENF; via the coding sequence ATGCCAACTTTTACGTACAAAACGACGGTAAGAGGGAAAACCCAGAGCGGTGAGGTGGAAGCCGTTAACGAACAGGGTGCGCGGGCGAAACTCCAGCAAAAAAATATCAAGGTGGACAGCCTGAAGCCGAAGTCTTCGTTTTTCTCAATGGAGTTGGGTGGCGCCAATAAACAAAAAATCACCGAACGCGATGTGGTCATCTTCACCCGCCAGTTTTCCACGATGGTGGACGCGGGTCTGCCGTTGGTTCAGTGTCTCGAAATTCTGGGCAGGCAGTCCGACAACAAAACCTTCGGCGGCATCATCATGGATGTCAAAAATCAGATCGAACAGGGCAGCAACCTGTCCGATGCGATGCGCCGTCATCAAAAAGTCTGGGACGCCCTGTATTGCAACCTGGTCGAAGCCGGCGAGGCGGGCGGTATTCTCGACACCATTCTGGCGCGGCTGGCCGCGTACATCGAAAAATCGCTGGCTCTCAAGAAGAAAGTCAAAGCGGCCATGGTGTATCCCGGCGCCATCGTCACCGTCGCCTTCGTGGTCGTGGCGTTTCTGATGATCTTCGTCATCCCCGCGTTCGCCACGATGTTCGAGGGGAGCGGCCAGGAACTGCCCGGCCCCACCGCGATCGTCATGATGGTCAGTAACTTTTTCCGCGATCAATGGTACGTCATTGTCGGCGCGCCCATCCTGTTCGTGTTCCTTTTCAAGAAGGTGTACGCCACGGAGCGCGGCCACATCGAAATCGACCGCATCGCCCTCAAGCTGCCGGTCATGGGCATGCTGATCCGGAAAGTGTCCGTCGCCAAATTCACCCGCACTTTGGGAACGCTGCTTTCCAGCGGCGTGCCGCTGATCGACGCCATGGACATCTGCGCACGCACCTCCGGCAACAAGATTGTGGAGCGTGCCATCGTCAACACCATCCAATCCATCAAGGAAGGTGAGACCATCGCCGCACCCCTGGCGCGTGAAGACGTGTTTCCACCCATGGTCATCCAGATGATCGACGTGGGTGAGTCCGCCGGTGCGCTCGATGGCATGCTCGGCAAGATCGCGGACTTTTACGATGAAGAAGTGGACACCGCCGTCGAGGGCCTGACGGCCCTGCTCGAACCCATGCTCATGGTGTTCCTGGGTTCGGTGGTGGGCTTCATCGTTGTCGCCATGTACCTGCCCATTTTCAAAATGGGTGAAAACTTCTAA
- a CDS encoding ATP-binding protein yields the protein MLKTQDYPDKELLLRVKSIMVIRVVFLTGFVALAIAFEHNARYETPIIPLSIVLGSAYFLCIIYALMLKMKMPLNWVAYAQVLGDLATVGGLIYTTGGIESPLSFVFLFVIIATSVMLPRAAVYLAASGASIIYGLLVDLEYFNFIQPIYFFQKSNISYQGAYGFYIIALNLTSFYSVAYLSSILNHRLRIINDELHSKSLDLKKLQEFHKNVVQNMVNGLLTTDHNGHVTSVNTACEQITGCSADHSLGRLAYDLLPVPTLKTFFLGRQSVQLPATLEGEFQRNDGETILVVMKISSLIRPSMDPFKDGYKSEGYIVVLDDLTELRKMEEKILQSEQLAAVGRFSAGLAHEIRNPLASLSGSIQVLRDSLQVEDQYKRLMDIVISETERLNAIIKDFLSYSQPRKSKATVIDLTQLLQDVVLLIKNNNEYDCSIEIELDMPARHIVIQSEEDQVKQMVWNLCLNGMQAMDRAGTIRLELKEVQGHRHRDFETDRKGVLLSVEDQGRGIPPDKLKQIFDPFFTTREEGIGLGLATVNKIIQRFGGQIGVVSEVGKGTRFDIFLPQERAIVGTREPKQEKRSQTLSPN from the coding sequence ATGTTGAAAACCCAGGATTATCCTGACAAGGAACTCCTCCTTCGGGTCAAATCGATCATGGTGATCCGCGTCGTATTTCTGACCGGATTCGTCGCCCTCGCCATTGCCTTCGAGCACAACGCCCGTTACGAAACCCCCATCATTCCGCTCAGCATCGTTCTCGGCAGCGCCTACTTCCTGTGCATCATTTATGCTCTGATGTTGAAGATGAAGATGCCCCTCAACTGGGTGGCCTATGCGCAGGTCCTGGGCGATCTGGCGACCGTGGGCGGTTTGATCTACACCACCGGCGGCATTGAAAGCCCGCTTTCCTTTGTATTCCTGTTTGTGATCATCGCCACCAGCGTCATGTTGCCGCGCGCGGCGGTGTACCTGGCCGCATCCGGCGCCAGCATCATTTACGGACTGCTGGTGGACCTGGAATACTTCAACTTCATCCAACCCATTTATTTTTTCCAGAAGTCGAATATCTCCTATCAAGGCGCCTACGGGTTTTACATCATCGCCCTCAATCTGACCTCTTTTTATTCGGTGGCGTATCTCAGCAGCATTCTCAATCACCGCCTTCGCATCATCAACGACGAGCTGCATTCCAAAAGCCTGGACCTGAAGAAACTTCAGGAATTCCACAAGAACGTGGTGCAGAACATGGTCAACGGGTTGTTGACCACGGATCACAACGGCCACGTCACCTCCGTCAACACCGCGTGCGAACAGATCACCGGTTGTTCGGCCGATCACAGCCTGGGGAGGCTGGCGTACGACCTGTTGCCGGTCCCTACGCTGAAAACGTTTTTCCTGGGCCGCCAGTCGGTGCAGCTTCCGGCAACGCTGGAAGGCGAGTTTCAACGCAATGATGGGGAAACCATTCTCGTGGTCATGAAGATCAGTTCGTTGATCCGACCCAGCATGGACCCCTTCAAGGACGGCTACAAATCGGAAGGCTACATCGTGGTGTTGGACGATTTGACCGAACTGCGCAAGATGGAAGAAAAAATATTGCAGTCGGAACAGTTGGCGGCGGTGGGACGGTTCTCCGCCGGACTGGCGCACGAAATCCGCAATCCACTGGCGTCACTCAGCGGTTCCATCCAGGTGCTGCGCGATTCGTTGCAGGTGGAGGATCAGTACAAACGCTTGATGGACATCGTGATCTCAGAAACGGAACGGTTGAACGCGATCATCAAGGATTTTCTTTCGTACTCGCAACCGCGCAAGTCCAAGGCGACGGTCATCGACCTCACGCAACTGTTGCAGGATGTGGTGTTGCTGATCAAGAACAACAACGAATACGACTGCTCCATTGAAATTGAACTGGACATGCCGGCCCGGCACATCGTCATTCAAAGCGAGGAAGACCAGGTCAAGCAGATGGTGTGGAATCTGTGCCTCAACGGCATGCAGGCCATGGATCGCGCCGGGACCATCCGCCTGGAACTGAAGGAAGTGCAGGGCCACCGGCATCGCGATTTCGAAACCGATCGCAAAGGCGTTCTTCTTTCCGTGGAAGATCAGGGTCGCGGCATCCCTCCGGACAAACTCAAACAAATATTCGATCCCTTTTTCACCACGCGGGAGGAAGGGATCGGGCTCGGCCTGGCGACGGTGAACAAGATCATCCAGCGTTTCGGCGGTCAGATTGGTGTGGTCAGCGAGGTCGGCAAGGGAACCCGGTTCGATATTTTTCTGCCGCAGGAACGCGCCATCGTCGGGACCCGTGAGCCCAAGCAGGAAAAAAGATCGCAAACCTTGTCCCCGAATTAG
- a CDS encoding formylglycine-generating enzyme family protein: MRATHLIQALGMVALCLLGAACASAPPSVHINDMAVIPAGPFTMGLNIDNEYGWGDTDEQPVHTVYLDAYAIDFYEVTAQQFAEFLNAAPEKASRFIELRDAVTVEKVGGRFRARPGLERHPVNRVSWYGADAYCRWVGKRLPTEAEWEKAARGTDGRLFPWGNAFPDNDRVTFRRSFATLGFGVMEPVDGLLAGRSPYGLHHMAGNVWEWVGDWYAPAYYEMSPPRNPTGPERGESRVLRGGNWYFKAYYLRTTYRFNEHPDVFKVWQGFRCAATPLRGGETG; the protein is encoded by the coding sequence ATGCGTGCCACCCATCTGATTCAGGCACTCGGCATGGTGGCCCTGTGCCTGCTGGGGGCCGCCTGTGCGTCCGCGCCGCCGTCCGTCCACATCAACGACATGGCCGTCATCCCGGCAGGCCCCTTCACCATGGGTCTGAATATCGACAACGAATACGGATGGGGAGACACCGACGAGCAGCCGGTGCACACGGTGTATCTCGATGCCTACGCCATCGATTTCTACGAAGTCACGGCGCAGCAGTTCGCGGAGTTCCTGAACGCGGCACCCGAAAAAGCTTCGCGTTTCATTGAGCTGCGCGATGCGGTGACCGTGGAGAAGGTGGGCGGACGTTTCCGCGCCCGTCCGGGATTGGAACGCCACCCGGTCAACCGGGTCAGCTGGTACGGCGCGGACGCGTACTGCCGCTGGGTGGGCAAACGCCTGCCGACGGAAGCGGAATGGGAAAAAGCCGCGCGCGGCACCGATGGCCGCCTGTTCCCCTGGGGCAATGCGTTCCCGGACAACGACCGCGTCACCTTCCGCCGTTCGTTCGCCACACTCGGTTTCGGCGTCATGGAACCGGTGGACGGCCTGCTTGCCGGGCGCTCGCCTTACGGCTTGCATCACATGGCGGGCAATGTGTGGGAATGGGTGGGAGACTGGTATGCGCCTGCATATTACGAAATGTCTCCGCCGCGGAATCCAACGGGACCGGAACGCGGCGAGTCGCGCGTGCTGCGCGGCGGCAACTGGTACTTCAAAGCTTACTACCTGCGCACCACCTACCGCTTCAACGAACATCCCGATGTGTTCAAAGTCTGGCAAGGCTTCCGCTGCGCGGCGACTCCACTACGTGGAGGGGAAACCGGCTAA
- a CDS encoding flagellar hook protein FlgE, which translates to MSLIGSLFSGVSGLRSNSQAMNVIGDNISNTNTVGFKSSRSVFGDLFSTILNNGSVTSQIGQGTQFVGSLQDFSQGAIENSTNALDMAIDGQGFFVVNNGQGNFYTRAGQFRINDNGVVADIGGNALQGFRITGGTVGTTLESVDLAGVQSAPNPSTQFTLGANLNAAAADDTNPDSTTTFTSPVSLVNSVGEQVIASITFTKKPVAGRWDYTVSLPAGNGTVNPATPNNSGSLIFDTSGNLTDILDQSAASIGVGDLTLTLDFASPAASGQTVTWDLANAAGNSNGKVTGFAAASNTNSVVQNGFPTGILTGLSVANDGTINGLFSNGQSESLFQVALADFLAPTGLTRTGQNLFAESGLSGQPVIAAPNTGGFGSVLGSTLELSNVDLAQEFVTMIKTQQAFQASARIITTTDDLLTETVNLTR; encoded by the coding sequence ATGTCACTCATTGGATCCCTGTTCTCCGGTGTCTCCGGCCTGCGCAGCAACTCCCAGGCCATGAACGTCATCGGTGACAATATTTCCAACACCAACACCGTCGGTTTCAAAAGCAGCCGGAGCGTGTTCGGTGATCTGTTCAGTACCATTTTGAACAACGGGTCCGTCACCTCCCAGATCGGGCAGGGCACGCAGTTTGTCGGATCGTTGCAGGATTTTTCGCAGGGTGCGATTGAAAACAGCACCAACGCTCTGGATATGGCGATCGACGGACAGGGCTTCTTCGTCGTCAACAACGGTCAGGGCAATTTCTACACCCGCGCCGGCCAGTTCCGGATTAATGACAACGGTGTCGTGGCGGATATCGGCGGCAACGCGCTTCAGGGATTCCGCATCACCGGCGGCACGGTGGGCACCACGCTGGAAAGTGTGGATCTCGCAGGCGTGCAATCGGCACCCAATCCGAGCACCCAGTTCACTCTGGGCGCGAATTTGAATGCCGCGGCCGCAGATGATACCAATCCAGATTCAACCACAACGTTCACCTCTCCGGTATCTCTGGTCAATTCCGTTGGCGAACAGGTGATTGCGAGTATTACGTTTACGAAAAAGCCTGTGGCTGGCCGCTGGGATTACACGGTATCTCTACCTGCGGGTAACGGTACCGTGAATCCCGCAACCCCCAACAATAGTGGTTCGTTGATTTTCGATACCAGTGGTAATCTAACGGACATCCTAGATCAGTCTGCGGCTTCTATTGGTGTGGGAGACTTGACTTTAACGCTGGATTTCGCGTCACCCGCAGCATCCGGCCAAACTGTCACTTGGGATCTGGCTAATGCAGCTGGTAATTCCAACGGCAAGGTGACCGGGTTTGCCGCCGCATCCAACACCAACTCGGTGGTGCAGAACGGTTTCCCGACCGGTATTTTGACCGGACTGAGCGTGGCCAACGACGGCACCATCAACGGCCTGTTCAGCAACGGCCAGTCGGAGTCGCTGTTCCAGGTGGCGCTGGCGGACTTTCTGGCGCCAACCGGGTTGACCCGCACTGGGCAGAACCTGTTTGCGGAGTCCGGGCTTTCTGGCCAACCGGTCATTGCCGCTCCGAACACAGGCGGGTTCGGCTCGGTTCTAGGCAGCACGCTGGAACTCTCCAACGTCGATCTGGCGCAGGAGTTCGTCACCATGATCAAAACCCAGCAGGCGTTTCAGGCCAGCGCCCGCATCATCACCACCACCGACGACCTGCTCACGGAAACCGTGAACCTGACTCGGTAA